The following coding sequences lie in one Oryctolagus cuniculus chromosome 7, mOryCun1.1, whole genome shotgun sequence genomic window:
- the ERMAP gene encoding erythroid membrane-associated protein isoform X1, with amino-acid sequence MAASCDSWLAGCLITLVFLQLPTHLSGDADKYHLAPLGGTAELLCPLPLWPQVAFDEVRWLRAAGPGRAGAVHVFRDGQDREDELLPEYRGRTALVRDAREGTVTLQIRDVRLEDRGPYRCRIRIGNLSREDAVSLQVAVLGSDPYIHVTGYDAGWIQLVCRSAGWFPKPWAEWRDPEGRKLLSLLEVHSPDEAGLFRTAVASRIRDSTLGNVSCTVRNVALGQERTTVMVIAAPSPGRLSASEVALAAILPVLGLLITAGVYLIWKQRQSKEKLLYEQVMEVENLLSDHAKEKGRLHKALKKLRNELKLKRAAANSGWRRARLHFVAVALDPDTAHPKLVLSEDRRCVRLGDRKQPLPDNPQRFDFVVSVLGAEYFTAGCHYWEVYVGDKTKWILGVCSESVSRKGKVTASPANGHWLLRQSRGDEYEALTSPQTALRLKQPPRCVGVFLDYEAGVIAFYNVTDKSHIFSFTDSFSGPLRPFFEPCLHDGGKNTAPLIICSELLQSEESLAPKPEGKGHANGDVSLKLNPSLRPPPAPELPPLRDMIESWPSDVGPALQGFRAPSL; translated from the exons ATGGCAGCTTCCTGTGactcctggctggctggctgcctcATCACTCTCGTCTTTCTCCAGTTGCCGACGCACCTGTCAG GAGATGCCGACAAGTACCACCTGGCCCCGCTCGGGGGCACCGCCGAGCTGCTGTGCCCGCTGCCGCTGTGGCCCCAGGTGGCATTCGAcgaggtgcgctggctgcgggCCGCCGGGCCGGGGCGCGCCGGGGCCGTGCACGTGTTCCGGGATGGGCAGGACCGGGAGGACGAGCTGCTGCCCGAGTACCGGGGCAGGACGGCGCTGGTGAGAGACGCCCGAGAGGGAACCGTCACTCTGCAGATCCGTGACGTGCGCCTGGAGGACCGCGGGCCCTACCGCTGCCGCATCCGGATCGGGAACCTGAGCCGGGAGGACGCCGTGAGCCTGCAGGTTGCAG TCCTAGGCTCTGATCCTTACATCCATGTGACCGGCTATGACGCTGGGTGGATCCAGCTGGTGTGCAGATCGGCGGGATGGTTCCCGAAGCCTTGGGCCGAGTGGAGAGACCCGGAGGGCAGAAAGCTTCTCTCCCTGTTGGAGGTCCATTCCCCGGACGAGGCAGGGCTCTTCCGCACAGCAGTGGCCAGCAGGATCAGGGACAGCACTCTGGGGAATGTGTCCTGCACCGTGCGCAACGTGGCCCTTGGCCAGGAGAGGACCACTGTCATGGTCATAGCAG CCCCATCTCCAGGAAGGCTGTCCGCCTCGGAGGTGGCTCTCGCCGCCATCCTTCCTGTCCTGGGGCTTCTCATCACAGCAGGCGTGTATCTCATCTGGAAGCAAAGACAATCGAAAG aGAAACTTCTCTACGAACAGGTGATGGAGGTGG AAAACCTTCTCTCAGACCACGCTAAAGAAAAAG gGAGACTCCACAAAGCACTCA AGAAACTCCGGAATGAGCTGA AACTGAAAAGAGCTGCAGCCAACTCAG gctgGAGAAGAGCCCGGCTGCATTTTG TGGCCGTGGCCCTGGATCCGGATACGGCACATCCTAAGCTCGTTCTGTCCGAGGACAGGAGGTGCGTGAGGCTTGGCGACAGAAAGCAGCCCCTGCCCGACAACCCCCAGAGATTTGATTTCGTCGTCAGCGTCCTGGGCGCCGAGTACTTCACGGCCGGCTGTCACTACTGGGAGGTGTACGTGGGAGACAAGACCAAGTGGATCCTTGGGGTGTGCAGCGAGTCGGTGAGCAGGAAGGGCAAGGTCACCGCCTCGCCCGCCAACGGACACTGGCTCCTGCGGCAGAGCCGTGGGGATGAGTACGAGGCACTCACGTCCCCGCAGACGGCCCTCCGCTTGAAGCAGCCTCCGCGCTGCGTGGGCGTCTTCCTGGATTACGAAGCGGGAGTCATCGCCTTCTACAACGTGACTGACAAGTCGCACATCTTCAGCTTCACCGACAGCTTCTCCGGCCCGCTCCGCCCTTTCTTTGAGCCTTGTCTCCACGACGGAGGGAAGAACACGGCGCCTCTGATCATCTGTTCCGAACTGCTGCAGTCCGAAGAGTCCCTCGCCCCCAAGCCGGAAGGAAAAGGCCACGCGAATGGCGACGTGTCCCTGAAGCTGAACCCCTCCTTGCGGCCCCCTCCCGCCCCGGAGCTGCCCCCACTCAGGGACATGATCGAGTCCTGGCCCTCGGACGTGGGCCCGGCCCTTCAGGGCTTCAGGGCTCCTTCCTTGTAG
- the ERMAP gene encoding erythroid membrane-associated protein isoform X2 yields MAASCDSWLAGCLITLVFLQLPTHLSGDADKYHLAPLGGTAELLCPLPLWPQVAFDEVRWLRAAGPGRAGAVHVFRDGQDREDELLPEYRGRTALVRDAREGTVTLQIRDVRLEDRGPYRCRIRIGNLSREDAVSLQVAVLGSDPYIHVTGYDAGWIQLVCRSAGWFPKPWAEWRDPEGRKLLSLLEVHSPDEAGLFRTAVASRIRDSTLGNVSCTVRNVALGQERTTVMVIAEKLLYEQVMEVENLLSDHAKEKGRLHKALKKLRNELKLKRAAANSGWRRARLHFVAVALDPDTAHPKLVLSEDRRCVRLGDRKQPLPDNPQRFDFVVSVLGAEYFTAGCHYWEVYVGDKTKWILGVCSESVSRKGKVTASPANGHWLLRQSRGDEYEALTSPQTALRLKQPPRCVGVFLDYEAGVIAFYNVTDKSHIFSFTDSFSGPLRPFFEPCLHDGGKNTAPLIICSELLQSEESLAPKPEGKGHANGDVSLKLNPSLRPPPAPELPPLRDMIESWPSDVGPALQGFRAPSL; encoded by the exons ATGGCAGCTTCCTGTGactcctggctggctggctgcctcATCACTCTCGTCTTTCTCCAGTTGCCGACGCACCTGTCAG GAGATGCCGACAAGTACCACCTGGCCCCGCTCGGGGGCACCGCCGAGCTGCTGTGCCCGCTGCCGCTGTGGCCCCAGGTGGCATTCGAcgaggtgcgctggctgcgggCCGCCGGGCCGGGGCGCGCCGGGGCCGTGCACGTGTTCCGGGATGGGCAGGACCGGGAGGACGAGCTGCTGCCCGAGTACCGGGGCAGGACGGCGCTGGTGAGAGACGCCCGAGAGGGAACCGTCACTCTGCAGATCCGTGACGTGCGCCTGGAGGACCGCGGGCCCTACCGCTGCCGCATCCGGATCGGGAACCTGAGCCGGGAGGACGCCGTGAGCCTGCAGGTTGCAG TCCTAGGCTCTGATCCTTACATCCATGTGACCGGCTATGACGCTGGGTGGATCCAGCTGGTGTGCAGATCGGCGGGATGGTTCCCGAAGCCTTGGGCCGAGTGGAGAGACCCGGAGGGCAGAAAGCTTCTCTCCCTGTTGGAGGTCCATTCCCCGGACGAGGCAGGGCTCTTCCGCACAGCAGTGGCCAGCAGGATCAGGGACAGCACTCTGGGGAATGTGTCCTGCACCGTGCGCAACGTGGCCCTTGGCCAGGAGAGGACCACTGTCATGGTCATAGCAG aGAAACTTCTCTACGAACAGGTGATGGAGGTGG AAAACCTTCTCTCAGACCACGCTAAAGAAAAAG gGAGACTCCACAAAGCACTCA AGAAACTCCGGAATGAGCTGA AACTGAAAAGAGCTGCAGCCAACTCAG gctgGAGAAGAGCCCGGCTGCATTTTG TGGCCGTGGCCCTGGATCCGGATACGGCACATCCTAAGCTCGTTCTGTCCGAGGACAGGAGGTGCGTGAGGCTTGGCGACAGAAAGCAGCCCCTGCCCGACAACCCCCAGAGATTTGATTTCGTCGTCAGCGTCCTGGGCGCCGAGTACTTCACGGCCGGCTGTCACTACTGGGAGGTGTACGTGGGAGACAAGACCAAGTGGATCCTTGGGGTGTGCAGCGAGTCGGTGAGCAGGAAGGGCAAGGTCACCGCCTCGCCCGCCAACGGACACTGGCTCCTGCGGCAGAGCCGTGGGGATGAGTACGAGGCACTCACGTCCCCGCAGACGGCCCTCCGCTTGAAGCAGCCTCCGCGCTGCGTGGGCGTCTTCCTGGATTACGAAGCGGGAGTCATCGCCTTCTACAACGTGACTGACAAGTCGCACATCTTCAGCTTCACCGACAGCTTCTCCGGCCCGCTCCGCCCTTTCTTTGAGCCTTGTCTCCACGACGGAGGGAAGAACACGGCGCCTCTGATCATCTGTTCCGAACTGCTGCAGTCCGAAGAGTCCCTCGCCCCCAAGCCGGAAGGAAAAGGCCACGCGAATGGCGACGTGTCCCTGAAGCTGAACCCCTCCTTGCGGCCCCCTCCCGCCCCGGAGCTGCCCCCACTCAGGGACATGATCGAGTCCTGGCCCTCGGACGTGGGCCCGGCCCTTCAGGGCTTCAGGGCTCCTTCCTTGTAG